In one Alphaproteobacteria bacterium genomic region, the following are encoded:
- a CDS encoding glycosyltransferase family 9 protein — protein MKRILVIKLGALGDMFAATSAFEAIRAHHPKDHITLLTTRPYESLGQQTGYFDEIWLDERAKFTKLKTLWKVRQKLRSGSFDRVYDLQMVDRTNFYSHLIKNPFERKKRPEWVGTSWGASHRYYLPDVPTYHQERLQGLLKAGGIDVLPPLNLTRLSGDIRDFPLPTPYVLLAPGASPAHRHTKCWPLDCYGAVAAALVKEGLTPVIVGGPDEDNSIITDHCSEAIDLTGKTKVMDMITLATHATFAIGNDTGPMHIASTCLCPVMTLFFGKNDPKACGPRGIFYRHVYAPTKELLAFSEVLSHLPEFVEKFKNRHSKPIDI, from the coding sequence GAAGCCATCCGCGCTCATCACCCGAAGGATCACATCACCCTCTTAACGACCCGCCCTTATGAAAGCTTAGGACAGCAAACCGGCTATTTTGACGAGATTTGGCTAGACGAGCGAGCAAAGTTTACTAAATTGAAAACCCTGTGGAAAGTACGACAAAAGTTAAGATCTGGCTCCTTCGACAGAGTCTATGATCTTCAGATGGTCGATCGGACAAATTTCTATTCGCACTTGATCAAAAATCCATTTGAGCGGAAGAAGCGCCCTGAATGGGTCGGAACTTCATGGGGAGCCTCGCATCGCTATTATCTTCCCGACGTGCCCACCTATCATCAAGAACGTCTACAAGGCCTCTTGAAGGCGGGAGGAATAGATGTCCTGCCTCCTTTGAACTTAACCCGCTTATCAGGGGATATCCGAGACTTCCCCCTCCCCACCCCTTATGTTTTATTGGCTCCTGGCGCCTCACCTGCCCATCGGCACACGAAATGCTGGCCCTTGGATTGCTATGGCGCGGTTGCTGCAGCTCTTGTCAAAGAAGGTCTTACCCCTGTTATTGTTGGTGGGCCAGACGAAGACAACAGTATCATTACAGATCATTGCTCTGAAGCGATTGATTTAACAGGAAAAACTAAGGTGATGGACATGATTACACTTGCCACTCACGCGACCTTTGCCATTGGCAACGATACTGGGCCGATGCATATTGCCTCAACTTGCCTTTGTCCTGTTATGACGCTCTTTTTTGGAAAGAACGACCCCAAAGCCTGTGGCCCTCGCGGAATTTTCTACCGTCATGTATATGCCCCAACCAAGGAATTGCTCGCTTTTTCCGAGGTATTATCCCATTTACCAGAATTTGTAGAAAAGTTTAAGAATCGACACAGTAAACCTATTGATATTTAA
- the rpsK gene encoding 30S ribosomal protein S11 — protein MAQKPVGRVRRRERKNIVNAVAHINATFNNTVITIADEQGNAISWSSAGTVGFKGSRKSTPYAAQIAAEDAGKKASEHGVRNISVMVKGPGSGRETALRALQSVGFNVTIIRDVSPVPHNGCRPPKRRRV, from the coding sequence ATGGCACAAAAACCAGTAGGGAGAGTTCGTCGGCGAGAACGCAAAAACATCGTTAATGCTGTCGCTCATATAAATGCAACTTTTAACAACACAGTCATTACGATTGCCGATGAACAAGGAAATGCAATTTCTTGGTCTTCAGCCGGGACGGTTGGTTTTAAAGGATCACGTAAATCAACACCATATGCAGCTCAGATTGCTGCTGAAGATGCCGGGAAAAAGGCATCTGAACATGGTGTTCGTAATATTTCAGTTATGGTAAAGGGCCCTGGTTCAGGGCGTGAAACAGCATTGCGTGCGTTACAGTCAGTCGGCTTTAATGTGACGATTATTCGCGATGTTTCACCGGTGCCACATAATGGATGTCGTCCACCTAAACGACGTCGTGTATAG
- a CDS encoding DNA-directed RNA polymerase subunit alpha, with protein sequence MLQKNWESLIKPYKLNIQFVDADLREAEVIAEPLERGFGMTLGNSLRRILLSSIQGAAITAVKIDGVLHEFSTIPGVLEDVTDIVLNLKTVGVRLHSETSRKIRLNVSKSGPIKASEILCPSEVEILDPDVIICTLDEGASLNMELTVESGKGYVPAGQLVQEDKPIGVIPIDAIFSPVKRVSFRVEPTRVGQRTDYDKLTMRVLTDGSIKPDDAVALAARIMQDQLQQFINFEEPKYAERPTEASDLPFNRNLLRKVEELELSVRSANCLKNENILYIGDLVQKSENEMLKTPNFGRKSLNEIKEVLDGMGLTLGMMIPNWPPENIEELAKKLEDPYA encoded by the coding sequence GTGCTTCAAAAAAATTGGGAGTCATTGATTAAACCATACAAACTGAATATTCAGTTTGTAGATGCAGATTTGCGTGAAGCAGAAGTTATTGCCGAGCCCTTAGAAAGGGGATTCGGGATGACTCTTGGCAACTCATTGCGTCGCATCCTATTGTCATCTATTCAAGGGGCAGCAATTACAGCTGTAAAAATTGATGGTGTCCTTCATGAATTTTCCACAATCCCTGGTGTACTAGAAGATGTAACGGACATTGTCTTAAATTTAAAGACTGTTGGTGTGCGTCTGCATTCTGAGACTTCAAGAAAGATTCGCTTAAACGTATCAAAAAGTGGTCCCATTAAAGCATCGGAAATCTTATGTCCTTCAGAAGTTGAGATATTAGATCCTGATGTTATAATTTGTACTCTTGATGAAGGGGCAAGTTTGAACATGGAACTCACCGTTGAGTCTGGAAAAGGATATGTCCCAGCAGGACAATTGGTTCAAGAAGATAAGCCTATCGGTGTTATTCCGATTGATGCCATCTTCAGTCCGGTTAAAAGAGTTAGTTTTCGTGTGGAGCCTACCCGTGTTGGACAACGTACGGACTATGATAAATTGACCATGCGGGTTTTAACAGATGGGTCTATCAAACCAGATGACGCCGTGGCATTAGCTGCTCGCATTATGCAAGACCAGTTACAACAGTTTATAAATTTTGAAGAACCAAAATACGCAGAACGACCTACTGAAGCCTCTGATTTACCATTTAATCGCAATCTATTGCGTAAAGTTGAAGAATTAGAACTCTCCGTGCGTTCTGCTAATTGTTTGAAAAATGAAAATATTTTATATATTGGTGATTTGGTACAAAAATCAGAAAACGAAATGCTAAAAACACCAAATTTTGGACGTAAATCCTTAAATGAAATTAAGGAAGTTCTGGATGGTATGGGCCTTACCCTTGGGATGATGATTCCAAATTGGCCCCCTGAGAATATTGAGGAACTTGCTAAGAAATTAGAAGATCCTTATGCTTAA
- the rplQ gene encoding 50S ribosomal protein L17 codes for MRHGLSGRKLNRTSAHRKALFANLAQALIEHEQITTTLPKAKDLRPIVEKLITLGKKKSLAARRQAISQIRCETLAAKLMGPLADRYKSRNGGYIRIIKAGFRYGDNAALAIIELVDRDEAAKGAKDLERLTGEQSNQVPALK; via the coding sequence ATGAGACATGGATTAAGCGGCAGAAAATTAAACCGCACAAGCGCCCACAGAAAGGCTTTATTTGCGAACCTTGCTCAAGCTTTGATTGAGCATGAGCAAATAACAACGACATTGCCAAAGGCCAAGGATTTGCGCCCCATTGTTGAAAAACTCATTACATTGGGAAAGAAGAAGTCATTAGCAGCACGTCGACAAGCTATTTCTCAAATTAGGTGTGAAACATTGGCTGCAAAGTTGATGGGACCTCTAGCGGACCGTTATAAGTCCCGGAATGGTGGTTATATTCGCATTATTAAGGCTGGGTTTCGCTATGGCGATAACGCGGCTCTTGCTATTATTGAGCTGGTTGATCGTGATGAGGCTGCAAAAGGAGCGAAAGATCTGGAGCGCCTCACTGGTGAACAATCAAACCAAGTCCCTGCACTTAAATAG
- the rpsM gene encoding 30S ribosomal protein S13 produces MARIAGVNIPTQKRVVIALTYIYGIGPVRAEEIMNKAGIDFKRRVNQLSDQEILKIREIIDRDFKVEGDLRREVSMNIKRLMDLACYRGLRHRKGLPVRGQRTHTNARTRKGKAVAIAGKKMVGK; encoded by the coding sequence GTGGCTCGTATTGCTGGCGTCAACATCCCGACACAAAAGAGGGTCGTTATTGCCTTAACATATATTTATGGCATAGGTCCTGTGCGTGCAGAAGAAATAATGAATAAGGCTGGCATAGATTTTAAACGCCGCGTTAATCAATTATCTGACCAAGAGATTTTAAAGATTCGCGAAATTATTGATCGGGACTTTAAAGTGGAAGGTGATTTGAGACGTGAAGTATCCATGAACATTAAACGGTTGATGGATTTAGCATGTTATCGTGGTTTGAGACATCGTAAAGGGTTACCTGTCCGCGGACAAAGAACCCATACAAATGCACGTACTCGGAAAGGCAAAGCTGTAGCGATTGCCGGTAAAAAAATGGTTGGTAAATAA